A single region of the Brachypodium distachyon strain Bd21 chromosome 3, Brachypodium_distachyon_v3.0, whole genome shotgun sequence genome encodes:
- the LOC100838810 gene encoding probable DNA replication complex GINS protein PSF3: MPCYYDVDDILMEEESISVVFQVTANGVGLLDPGAERNTVDKGAKVDLPFWLAHGMLSLEQAVSISVPLCFTQKTRKEIQADAACVDLRIRCPYFYELGCKIVPLVSDKSIGQFLRYAFTSRYREILSKSHSSSTMTVPKFVPRLTKEETQVFESARESMAAFKKWRVGGARLQKASILGRKRKTKLPDGPSTP; encoded by the exons ATGCCTTGTTACTATGACGTAGATGACATcctcatggaggaggag TCTATTTCGGTTGTTTTTCAAGTAACTGCAAACGGCGTTGGCCTGCTAGATCCTGGTGCTGAAAGGAACACT GTTGACAAGGGTGCTAAGGTAGACCTTCCATTTTGGCTTGCGCACGGGATGCTGTCTCTAGAACAAGCGGTGTCAATAAGCGTACCTCTGTGCTTCACCCAGAA AACTCGGAAGGAGATCCAAGCTGATGCAGCCTGTGTTGATTTGAGGATCCGGTGTCCTTACTTTTATGAGCTCGGATGCAAGATTGTTCCTTT GGTGAGTGACAAGAGCATTGGCCAGTTCTTGCGCTATGCATTTACCAGTAGATACAGGGAGATACTAAGCAAATCACACAGTTCTTCCACAATGACAGTGCCCAAGTTTGTCCCACGCCTTACAAAAGAAGAAACCCAAG TGTTTGAGTCCGCAAGGGAATCGATGGCCGCTTTCAAGAAATGGCGTGTTGGTGGTGCAAGGCTGCAGAAGGCATCCATTCTTggcaggaagaggaagacaaAGCTGCCTGATGGGCCTTCTACCCCTTGA